A region of the Candidatus Kryptonium sp. genome:
TCAATTTTTATGCTTTCAATTTTTGCCTTGTCAATAATTTCCTTTGCTTTAAGTTCAGCTTCTTTTATTAAAAGCTCGGCTTGTTTTCTTGCGTTTTCAAGTGTTTTGGTTGCTGTTTCTTGGGCTTGTGTTACCGCAAGGTGTAAATTTTTTTCAATTTGTTTGTAAGTTGAAACCTCGGTTTCAAGCATCGCAATTTTTTCTTTGAGTTCTTTGTTCTCGTGAAGCAGATTTTCATACTCTGTAGCAAGCATTTCAAGGTAAACTCTCACTTCTTCAATATTATAACCTCTAAAAGATTTTTTAAACTGTTGCTTTTTTATAGCAAGCGGTGTGAATTTCATTTTATCACCTTTTAATTTCTTGGTCCGAATATCGCTGTCCCAATTCTTACGATCGTCGCTCCCTCTTCTACGGCGATCCAGTAGTCATTGCTCATTCCCATTGACAAATGTTTCATTTCAACATTTTTGAGATCAAGTTTTTTTATCTCGTCGCTTAGTTGTCTTAACAACTTAAACATTGGGCGAACATCTTCTGGGTTCGGCAGATATGCAGCAACAGTCATAAGTCCCTTTATCCTTACAAATTCACAACTTTCGGAAATCTGTTTGACAAGCTCGGTGGTTTCCTCTGGCTTTACTCCATATTTTGTTTTTTCTCCAGATGTGTTAACCTCAATCAATACATCAACAATGCGATTTATCCTTTTCGCTCTTTTTTCAATTTCAAGAGCAAGTTTCAAACTGTCAACAGAATGTATCAAATGAACGAAATCAACTATGTATTTAACCTTGTTTGTCTGTAGATGCCCAACGAAGTGCCACCTTACATTTTGAATATCTATGTAACTCTTTTTTTCAAGAAGCTCTTGAACCCTATTTTCGCCTATATCGTTGATCCCAGCGTTTATCGCTTCTTTTATTTTGTCAACAGGAACGGTTTTTGTAACTGCTACGATGGTAATTTCTTCTGGGTTTCTGCCTACCTTTTGACAGACCTCCCGAATTTTTTGCCTTATTTTATAAATGTTTTCGGCGATCATTTAGTTCAGAAAAATAAAAGTGTGCTTTTGGATTTTAAATATAAGTCATAACCTATAAAAAATCAAATTGAGCGTCGCTTAACAAAGAATGCTGTTATGAGGAACTTTTTGAGTGAAATTTTGCTTAAATCTTTCAGATTAAATAAATTTCCAAAAAAAGGGGATTCAAAATCCGAGAGGCGCATAGAGTTTTTTTCATTTTTCAATAAACAATGAAAAACTTTCCTAAAGGAAACAAAAGGAGGTAAATTAGCCATGTTCAAATCCGATTTATTTAACAGGGTTACAATTGGCGAAGCAAAGCAGTATGAAAATATGGTGGTTTATCCTTTGTTTTCGGTTGAGGATGGAAAGAACGAGTATTTAACTCTTGACGAAGCATTGAAGCAAAGTTTAATTAAAATAACCGAAGTCGGTGAAGAGGGGACTGTCAATAAGTTGAAAGTAGAAAATCTTGCCGACCTACCTATTTTAATACTTGAGGGGGAAGAGCTCATAGGAGCAAAGCAGAACAGAACTATTAATACGACTATTCTAATCAAAGAAAAAACAACGACTTTCATCCCCGTTAGCTGTGTTGAACAAGGGCGATGGAACTACAAAACAAGCATGATTTTATAACTCCCACATATATGCGAGCAAAGAAGGTTGCCTCCGTTACTAAATCAGTTAAAATGAAAAAAGAATTCGATTCAGATCAACACCTTGTCTGGTCGGCAGTTTCAGAACTGCTAATATCGTTCAATGTTGAAAGTTATAGTAAAGCAGTTGATGATGTTTATGCGGTAATGGAAGACAAACGATACGATTACCTACACATCTTTAAATATGAAGATGGACAAAATGGGATAATCGTGTTCATCAATGATAGAGTTTCTGGGGTTGAATATATCTCGTTAAAGCGTGCTTATAAAATTTATCACAGTGGATTTATTGCAAGCTACGCTCTTAATTCAATTTTTGAGGCGAAACGGGAGAAGAATGAAAATGGTTATAGAACAATAGATGAATTTATCTCTGAATTTGACAAATATCAATGGGAGATAACTAAATCCGTTGGGCTTGGTGATGATATAAGGTTTATGAACGACAATTATGTAGCAGCTGGTTTGATCTATCAAGGCGAGTTAATTCAAATGTCCATTTTAAATAATAATGAAGGAGGAGATAAAGGGTTGGAGCACACTTTTTGACATAATAGATGACTTCCTTGTG
Encoded here:
- a CDS encoding YggS family pyridoxal phosphate-dependent enzyme yields the protein MIAENIYKIRQKIREVCQKVGRNPEEITIVAVTKTVPVDKIKEAINAGINDIGENRVQELLEKKSYIDIQNVRWHFVGHLQTNKVKYIVDFVHLIHSVDSLKLALEIEKRAKRINRIVDVLIEVNTSGEKTKYGVKPEETTELVKQISESCEFVRIKGLMTVAAYLPNPEDVRPMFKLLRQLSDEIKKLDLKNVEMKHLSMGMSNDYWIAVEEGATIVRIGTAIFGPRN
- a CDS encoding DivIVA domain-containing protein, which translates into the protein MKFTPLAIKKQQFKKSFRGYNIEEVRVYLEMLATEYENLLHENKELKEKIAMLETEVSTYKQIEKNLHLAVTQAQETATKTLENARKQAELLIKEAELKAKEIIDKAKIESIKIENEIQTLKIEKERILKELKNFLMSEMEKLNLLEAPTKTETQEKIEEKIKLDDIIKNLEQ